The Phaeodactylum tricornutum CCAP 1055/1 chromosome 8, whole genome shotgun sequence genome has a window encoding:
- a CDS encoding predicted protein: MLDLSFYRFFEEYGTTQDGEFTSITKRCLATLSYGVLTPAGGGRPCYNCLYILPPAQQDRILKIVQWFLSKSLNVANKTWLKLTPDVLKYWQPASAIVAPATPVGSDSRKSFVESAAAKFWKTIKNHSVTWNTNICMKLRIHGVQLVLDPDYLPQTVDETDAFVEMQNFVFGVFNDILLPPRVRGILHRHVNELDAQAVYRNLVDLYGKGINAQITATAIETKLTLYLFTTSNPPSPDTNEDPQWTPLLMAHRQILRHFLHWQASLERQKGSPLENSELVALTSGDFILYRRSALGQVSNVPATTSPSLNNQLSTSAKAQSAVDEFKRGVKRDKTHYPILKDDRYWDNFYRSFVVTAVSHNVEKVLDPSYAPTDPSEKSLFEEQKKFVYSALEHTLQTDMVKNLVREHSFDFNAQEVFRRVVKHYTESASAKIGSSNTLAYLTTAKYGTSWTGTVEGFILHWKNHLRIYNDMVPMAEQLPKQLCLSLLENAVHDIPEFRQIKITATLDLAKGGTPLNYKGYLSLLLASASLYNKGNNLSNSRSAKSKRSAFLTDLSYDQPDFTEDNGIDYDIDLSPAAIYEANAHNRKASPSGHRSCNPATNRKRPYIPREMWNQLSDDAKAILQGLSAPDKGPNCSGNVSQRALEANTHTQTIILMMPKPFSKIPTSPPMCVF; this comes from the exons ATGCTGGATTTGTCGTTCTATcggttctttgaagagtatGGTACTACTCAGGACGGTGAGTTTACATCAATCACCAAACGTTGCCTTGCAACATTGTCTTATGGAGTCTTGACCCCTGCCGGGGGGGGACGGCCCTGCTACAACTGTTTGTACATTCTTCCGCCTGCCCAGCAGGACCGGATCTTGAAAATTGTACAATGGTTTCTCTCGAAAAGTCTCAATGTGGCCAACAAAACTTGGCTCAAACTTACTCCTGATGTCCTCAAGTATTGGCAACCAGCTTCTGCTATTGTTGCCCCCGCTACTCCTGTTGGATCTGATTCCCGGAAATCCTTTGTTGAAAGTGCTGCCgcaaaattttggaagacaatCAAAAATCACTCT GTTACCTGGAATACAAATATTTGTATGAAACTCCGTATCCACGGTGTTCAACTGGTTCTTGACCCGGATTACTTGCCCCagaccgtcgacgagacggaTGCGTTTGTTGAAATGCAGAATTTTGTTTTTGGCGTGTTCAACGATATTTTGTTGCCCCCTCGTGTGCGTGGAATTCTCCACAGGCATGTGAATGAATTGGATGCTCAGGCGGTTTACCGCAACCTTGTTGACTTGTACGGTAAAGGTATTAACGCACAGATCACGGCCACGGCCATTGAAACAAAGCTCACTCTGTATTTGTTTACGACttcaaaccctc CGAGTCCTGACACCAATGAAGACCCCCAGTGGACCCCATTGCTCATGGCGCACCGACAGAttcttcgccattttctGCATTGGCAGGCATCActtgaacggcaaaagggaagtcctttggaaaattcgGAGCTTGTTGCATTGACTAGTGGAGATTTCATTTTATATCGACGCTCGGCACTCGGACAAGTCTCTAATGTTCCGGCCACCACCAGTCCTTCGCTGAACAACCAGTTAAGTACGTCCGCAAAAGCTCAATCGGCAGTCGACGAATTCAAGCGAGGAGTCAAGCGTGACAAGACCCACTATCCTATCCTTAAGGACGACCGATACTGGGACAATTTCTACCGGTCTTTCGTGGTCACCGCGGTATCCCATAACGTTGAAAAGGTACTTGACCCGTCGTATGCACCAACGGACCCCTCAGAGAAGTCTCTCTTTGAGGAACAGAAGAAATTTGTGTACTCTGCTTTGGAACATACACTTCAGACAGATATGGTGAAAAACCTTGTTCGCGAACATAGTTTTGACTTCAATGCTcaagaagttttccgtaGGGTTGTCAAGCACTACACAGAGTCTGCCAGTGCCAAGATTGGGTCCTCCAACACTTTGGCCTACCTCACTACGGCAAAATATGGCACATCCTGGACAGGAACGGTGGAAGGTTTCATCCTTCATTGGAAGAACCATCTCCGCATCTACAATGACATGGTCCCTATGGCAGAGCAGCTACCTAAACAGCTTTGCCTCAGTTTGCTTGAAAACGCTGTACACGACATCCCTGAATTCCGCCAGATCAAGATCACCGCTACTTTAGACTTAGCTAAAGGAGGCACTCCTCTCAACTACAAAGGTTACCTGAGTCTATTGCTTGCCTCTGCTTCTCTATACAATAAAGGGAACAACCTTTCTAATTCTCGTAGTGCCAAGAGCAAGCGTAGCGCTTTTTTGACCGACCTCTCGTATGATCAACCGGACTTCACCGAAGACAATGGAATTGACTATGATATTGATCTCTCTCCTGCAGCGATCTATGAGGCAAATGCTCACAACCGCAAAGCCAGTCCATCTGGTCACCGTAGTTGCAATCCGGCAACCAATCGAAAGCGTCCGTATATCCCTCGCGAGATGTGGAATCAGCTTTCTGATgatgccaaagccattctccaAGGCCTGTCCGCACCCGACAAGGGCCCTAATTGTTCCGGCAATGTCTCGCAACGTGCGTTGGAAGCGAATACCCACACTCAAACGATAATTCTGATgatgccaaagccattctccaagatcccgacaagccctCCGATGTGCGTTTTTtag
- a CDS encoding predicted protein: MRTKGVRQSQRTELDRCFDICPKSPSPPRNGERIGRDERAIVPMPVRNIMACLQCVAVVTVLFFGEEGGRSSMLSVAAFSTRPPVSKPLTTRSSSQRLHLHWEISLPLVVYNGNENSMNDSNHDNLSQHLCRAFNEIVESTEFFEVASTLDENNVDTVDNSSKKSTVKKIQSSHSHDGASVGSCRIPLFGSQVTVQMQLNLQSSGVESPQQPRSPKPTRTVTLSIDNCSDNTEISWICTKFYESRASLQGILDLSVLHPFVVAPPSFSMATTTSKLDPGVPAASAPLAGSTRTAAILKSSPTEHDIDSHQNSIMARLQRHGYVVVDAPELPRTNLVQHAALTDFLTEKTGQGDSIRTDTVHYLTRTEAAACGLTDHFDVLTSLASYLNENYEIEESPYKPLPPATEDSPLTNPERIQLAEYENSGFYTAHSDNPIVQDSGGSGLVRENFRRFTAILYMNEGWTKGDGGAVRLYLRSQALQYVQEVYSESEEPRWHVVDVLPSNGRLLLFDSRLVHSVEPVLSEQKRRALTLWIKRPIEGGV; encoded by the coding sequence ATGAGAACAAAAGGCGTCCGACAGTCGCAACGCACGGAGCTCGATCGCTGCTTTGATATCTGCCCAAAATCCCCATCACCACCACGGAATGGAGAACGAATAGGGCGAGACGAACGAGCAATAGTACCGATGCCGGTACGCAATATCATGGCGTGTTTGCAATGCGTAGCGGTAGTGACGGTACTGTTCTTCGGTGAAGAGGGAGGACGATCGTCCATGCTGTCCGTAGCGGCATTCTCCACGAGACCACCCGTCTCCAAGCCGCTCACCACACGCTCGTCTTCACAACGACTTCACCTTCACTGGGAAATCTCACTACCCCTTGTCGTCTACAACGGCAACGAGAATTCAATGAACGACAGCAACCACGATAATCTTTCCCAGCACCTTTGTCGAGCATTCAACGAGATTGTGGAATCGACGGAATTCTTTGAGGTTGCAAGTACACTGGATGAAAACAACGTCGACACAGTGGACAATTCTAGCAAAAAGAGCACGGTGAAGAAGATACAATCGTCCCACAGTCACGACGGTGCCAGTGTCGGGTCCTGTAGGATCCCACTCTTTGGTTCGCAAGTGACGGTACAGATGCAGTTAAACTTGCAGTCGTCTGGCGTGGAAAGTCCACAACAGCCGCGTTCACCAAAACCGACTCGTACGGTAACCCTGTCCATTGATAATTGCAGTGACAACACGGAAATCTCCTGGATATGTACCAAGTTCTACGAATCTAGAGCAAGCCTGCAGGGTATTTTGGATCTTTCTGTTTTGCATCCTTTCGTCGTAGCTCCTCCATCATTCTCCATGGCAACCACCACCTCCAAGCTAGATCCCGGCGTACCCGCTGCCAGTGCACCCCTTGCCGGGTCTACCCGCACTGCCGCTATTCTAAAAAGTTCACCAACCGAACATGACATCGACTCGCATCAGAATAGTATAATGGCACGGTTACAACGACACGGATACGTCGTTGTGGACGCTCCCGAACTTCCCCGCACAAATCTAGTTCAACACGCAGCACTCACTGACTTTCTCACAGAAAAGACAGGACAAGGGGACAGCATACGAACAGACACGGTACACTATTTGACGCGCACCGAGGCTGCCGCATGTGGGTTGACCGATCATTTTGACGTTCTCACAAGTCTCGCGTCTTATTTGAACGAGAACTACGAAATAGAAGAATCGCCTTACAAACCATTGCCACCTGCCACCGAAGATTCCCCATTGACCAATCCTGAACGTATCCAATTGGCGGAATACGAAAACAGCGGTTTCTATACTGCTCATAGTGACAATCcgattgtccaagattctGGTGGAAGTGGTTTAGTTCGGGAAAACTTCCGTCGCTTCACCGCTATATTGTACATGAATGAGGGCTGGACTAAAGGTGATGGTGGTGCTGTGCGACTGTATCTACGTTCTCAGGCTCTACAATATGTTCAGGAGGTATACAGTGAGAGTGAAGAACCACGTTGGCACGTGGTCGATGTCCTGCCAAGCAACGGACGATTGTTGCTTTTTGATTCGCGATTGGTGCACTCCGTCGAACCGGTCCTGTCGGAGCAAAAGCGACGAGCGCTCACCTTGTGGATAAAGCGACCGATAGAGGGCGGTGTTTGA
- a CDS encoding predicted protein — translation MQRSLTAFSLYLATYWSLCCALNQLNSVAVLTNKSTGKDSGRPIRSLRDRSPRRPSVAVPSCHRDASKRSSRGVATRKSWNPSALVRLQNPNENAIAFNLASSGLRLVQDRGTKVYANTADPSIAYNLHAPTPETRFRFVSLNELFPHSSAMLGFSETFSTDKHFREQLRNSLRRDLFDANPTHHRLSEKARAILLQPDSSLQSSWSISSSESIPTPTPRTTALLQKTFGSTPHPTEYSIPTGVDLLNAIGSLCGRGASTHWMDIVGINDRAISHSWHQDTGRRGDGESWTVLWGFPKEDCYVGTGVFTHVLPLTHEHHAPHGHTQNEPVLFHGITVPDESIVRPCFGPGKELLVYRDIDVLHSAPDVTYRTSVMRFM, via the coding sequence ATGCAACGTTCGTTGACTGCTTTTAGCCTCTACTTGGCGACATATTGGAGTCTTTGTTGCGCATTGAATCAGCTCAATTCTGTCGCTGTATTGACGAACAAATCCACGGGCAAGGACTCCGGACGACCCATTCGCTCCCTTCGGGACCGAAGTCCCCGTCGGCCTTCTGTCGCGGTGCCAAGTTGTCATCGAGACGCTTCTAAACGCAGTTCTAGAGGTGTTGCGACTCGAAAATCGTGGAATCCCTCCGCATTAGTGCGACTCCAGAATCCCAATGAAAATGCAATAGCTTTTAATCTTGCATCGTCGGGGCTACGCCTTGTCCAAGATCGTGGTACGAAAGTGTATGCCAATACTGCAGATCCCTCCATTGCGTATAACTTGCACGCTCCGACACCAGAGACTCGCTTTCGATTTGTTTCGCTCAACGAATTGTTTCCGCACAGCAGTGCCATGCTGGGGTTTTCAGAGACATTCAGTACAGACAAACACTTTCGCGAGCAACTGCGCAATTCATTACGGCGCGACTTGTTTGATGCTAATCCAACCCACCATCGTCTTTCAGAAAAAGCAAGGGCGATTTTGTTGCAGCCGGATTCCTCCTTACAAAGTTCCTGGTCGATATCGTCATCAGAATCAATTCCAACTCCTACACCACGGACAACAGCATTGCTGCAAAAGAcctttggtagtactcctCATCCCACAGAATACAGCATACCCACTGGAGTGGATTTATTGAACGCAATCGGTTCGTTGTGTGGTAGAGGCGCATCAACCCACTGGATGGATATTGTAGGAATAAACGATCGTGCTATTTCTCATTCCTGGCACCAGGATACGGGTCGAAGAGGCGATGGTGAATCCTGGACCGTGCTATGgggctttccaaaagaaGATTGTTATGTTGGAACGGGTGTTTTTACGCACGTGTTGCCTTTAACCCACGAACACCATGCACCGCACGGGCACACCCAGAACGAGCCTGTTCTTTTTCACGGGATCACCGTTCCTGATGAGTCCATCGTCCGGCCTTGTTTCGGGCCTGGCAAGGAGTTGCTGGTGTATCGTGATATCGATGTGTTGCACTCGGCACCAGATGTAACGTACCGAACCAGTGTTATGCGCTTTATGTGA
- a CDS encoding predicted protein — protein sequence MGAVFVIVPSFTFVNRDRDDAEAYTESVSLPGSVSSTPSPSDKDQEHEVTMPVTPFSFIPNLPLAISRFQPSPSPTTAIPEGSVTPQNNPWHQSQAPTTHNPTAEPNKELPTIPATIEPALSSSVTPASLTATPSTSPTFVPSTAYVHEVVSRLSRQTFKENIETLSNFGDRIQGSTSYNNAANWVKLQLQDYGYTVQEHTYTYRGSPRTNIFVTKVGSSQPDQMYIVSAHLDGRGGGGAANDNGSGCSLVLELARVLVARSVQLDVSVRFIFWNNEETGLNGAHAYVADRLPLQGIAVPSGANVYPEPTWLGVITHDQILFDHGLPVEPNQSPTADVDIEYQANSVFALQSRALAISLKSGNNQFASDYPSQVSSDMCCTDSVPFQDLAPSVSIRENQRRAEIGNGSQPHWHQPTDLYTTFDELDFLFGFNIVQTTTGTICQLARLHGI from the coding sequence ATGGGTGCTGTGTTCGTTATAGTTCCAAGTTTTACTTTCGTCAATCGCGACAGAGACGATGCCGAAGCTTATACTGAAAGCGTTTCTCTCCCTGGTTCCGTTTCGTCAACTCCGTCCCCAAGTGACAAAGATCAGGAGCATGAAGTGACAATGCCCGTCACGCCTTTTTCCTTTATACCCAATTTACCGCTGGCAATAAGTCGTTTCCAGCCATCACCTTCACCAACGACAGCGATCCCCGAGGGATCCGTAACACCGCAGAACAATCCCTGGCATCAATCACAAGCACCGACAACGCACAACCCGACAGCAGAACCGAACAAGGAGCTTCCTACAATCCCGGCCACCATAGAGCCTGCATTATCATCATCTGTTACACCTGCTTCGTTGACAGCGACGCCAAGTACATCACCTACGTTTGTGCCTTCGACAGCTTATGTTCACGAAGTTGTCTCACGCCTGAGCCGGCAGACATTCaaagaaaacattgaaaCGCTTTCGAACTTTGGAGACCGAATACAAGGTTCCACGAGCTACAACAATGCTGCTAATTGGGTAAAATTGCAGCTGCAAGACTATGGATACACTGTTCAAGAGCACACCTACACGTACCGTGGATCACCGCGCACAAATATTTTTGTTACCAAAGTAGGGTCTTCGCAGCCGGATCAAATGTACATTGTGTCGGCGCATTTGGATGGCCGCGGCGGTGGTGGGGCAGCCAATGACAACGGTTCGGGCTGCTCGCTTGTACTAGAACTGGCGCGTGTCTTGGTGGCTAGAAGTGTCCAGCTCGATGTCTCGGTTCGTTTCATCTTTTGGAATAACGAAGAGACTGGTCTCAACGGCGCCCATGCGTATGTAGCTGATCGTTTGCCTTTGCAAGGAATTGCTGTACCATCAGGCGCAAACGTTTATCCGGAGCCAACATGGCTCGGTGTAATAACTCACGATCAAATCCTTTTCGACCATGGACTTCCCGTTGAACCCAATCAATCCCCTACCGCCGACGTGGATATCGAATACCAAGCTAACTCGGTATTTGCCCTACAATCGCGTGCTCTTGCTATTTCATTGAAGTCAGGCAACAATCAGTTTGCCTCAGACTATCCATCACAAGTTAGCAGCGATATGTGTTGCACTGACTCGGTGCCCTTCCAAGATTTGGCACCTTCTGTCAGTATTCGAGAAAACCAGCGGCGGGCAGAGATAGGGAATGGATCCCAGCCGCATTGGCACCAGCCAACTGACCTGTACACGACCTTTGACGAACTAGATTTTCTGTTTGGTTTCAACATTGtgcagacgacgactggaaCAATCTGCCAATTGGCTCGTTTACATGGAATATGA
- a CDS encoding predicted protein gives MKEAKSQPGSYYYYNLETGECTWEEPFRTNSNTVSSDTTASMDKPTHVRALHILRKHKDSKRPSSWRVPKITISREQAREELQGLLEILQEEAHDMGSLKATFEELAKEESDCSSAKRGGDLGVFGRGKMRPEFEHAAFALDVGQLSGLIDTSSGVHIILRTE, from the exons ATGAAGGAAGCAAAAAGTCAGCCGGGATCGTATTATTATTACAATCTCGAAACGGGCGAATGTACTTGGGAGGAACCCTTTCGT ACGAATTCTAATACAGTGTCTTCTGATACAACTGCTTCCATGGATAAGCCCACACACGTTCGCGCTTTGCATATCTTGCGTAAACACAAAGACAGTAAGCGACCGAGTTCTTGGCGTGTACCGAAGATCACTATTTCACGCGAACAAGCTCGCGAAGAATTGCAGGGTCTACTCGAAATCTTACAAGAAGAAGCGCACGATATGGGTTCGCTTAAGGCAACCTTTGAAGAACTGGCGAAGGAGGAGTCAGATTGCAGTTCCGCTAAACGGGGTGGGGATCTAGGAGTTTTCGGACGCGGGAAGATGCGGCCAGAATTTGAGCATGCGGCATTCGCCTTGGACGTCGGCCAGTTGAGTGGGCTCATCGATACCTCCTCTGGTGTCCACATTATTCTTCGGACAGAATAG
- a CDS encoding predicted protein, protein MSSQFSPTPSNNLVVLLVLTLEKHREGVWITRLVEELHSLTESKVSDGREIQVQVQDVERILHCQPPPSEGNFGALFIKNDVGTDPVLCQYDGIINRVSDAADPTLVKRTLALLQTAVLLGIPVFNGPTSYSLAVNKWCHHVLFRKAGLATPPTVVWTPMAHPKEGLLTFEDATKLVRHPSRDLQSLSAEAVPGIRTTPAAESYLIKPNAGGFGAGIVKLDGDTQNYNDRSTVPPAPAGEDPTRLVQAYLAPQDGCIYRVWFLCGRIQCAASRKVGQDEENGAVESMESEFTTGCVGITATCIRPSTVYNAKSDTRLPLVHVSPLPHFKPWEVPLEIQDEIQTLLRFVPDAHAGSVEFLIFNDLRYYFDFNMLSTLPTVASDETNDDSGNANTKGWPRGFNPWKELAKAVQDVILCR, encoded by the coding sequence ATGAGCAGCCAGTTTTCGCCGACGCCCAGCAACAATTTAGTTGTGCTCCTTGTTCTTACGCTAGAGAAGCATCGAGAGGGCGTGTGGATTACGCGACTAGTAGAAGAACTTCATTCTCTGACGGAAAGCAAAGTGAGCGACGGAAGGGAAATCCAAGTACAGGTTCAGGATGTGGAGCGTATCCTACACTGCCAGCCGCCACCATCGGAGGGAAATTTCGGAGCACTCTTTATCAAAAATGATGTCGGTACTGATCCTGTCCTCTGTCAATATGATGGTATCATAAATCGAGTATCGGATGCAGCTGATCCTACTCTTGTAAAGCGCACGTTGGCTTTGCTGCAGACTGCCGTTCTGTTGGGGATTCCGGTATTTAACGGCCCCACATCCTATAGTCTTGCTGTCAATAAGTGGTGCCATCATGTGCTTTTTCGAAAAGCAGGCCTTGCCACTCCTCCAACGGTTGTGTGGACACCGATGGCTCATCCCAAAGAAGGACTTCTCACCTTCGAAGATGCGACAAAATTGGTGAGGCACCCGTCACGTGACCTTCAGTCATTGTCTGCGGAAGCAGTACCAGGAATCAGGACCACACCGGCAGCAGAGTCATATCTGATTAAACCAAATGCGGGAGGATTCGGAGCTGGTATTGTAAAACTTGACGGGGATACTCAAAACTACAACGACCGAAGTACCGTTCCACCCGCTCCCGCTGGAGAGGATCCGACCCGCCTTGTACAAGCCTACCTCGCACCACAAGACGGCTGCATATATCGAGTCTGGTTTTTGTGTGGACGTATTCAATGTGCGGCATCCCGGAAGGTAGGCCAAGACGAAGAGAATGGCGCAGTTGAAAGTATGGAGAGTGAGTTTACAACGGGTTGTGTCGGAATCACTGCAACTTGTATACGTCCTAGTACTGTATACAATGCTAAGTCTGATACGCGGTTGCCATTGGTTCATGTATCGCCATTACCTCACTTTAAGCCTTGGGAAGTTCCTTTGGAAATTCAAGACGAAATTCAGACGTTGTTACGTTTTGTTCCAGATGCTCATGCCGGGTCGGTCGAGTTTCTAATTTTCAACGATTTGCGGTATTACTTCGATTTCAATATGCTTTCTACTTTACCCACTGTCGCTTCTGATGAGACCAATGATGATAGTGGGAATGCCAATACTAAGGGGTGGCCGAGAGGTTTTAATCCGTGGAAGGAGCTTGCCAAGGCAGTCCAGGACGTGATCTTGTGCAGATGA